A section of the Leptotrichia sp. HSP-342 genome encodes:
- a CDS encoding AAA family ATPase, with amino-acid sequence MKLKSIKLENFKNIKNSKIEFKSNNLSAIYGPNGSGKTAVIEAIEVVREYFLIDKPDFMEKELDEKLKNFIKIGETTTSIEFEIEGETKKYKIILIFSKDKFNNILPMEEKILYKNVDKKRETYKKLISFKSYEVQQIKLKKSESINIIEKILKQQETSKLSINLENVNLNSYLGIIFSQIIENQKSENKIKLNDELENVLTNFLEIENYLTKIFVITLENQAMTNLKIFLNMNIHLENSQGTIPITLNQNNNFYSENIAEAIINTIKQINGIFKAIIPDSELVCEVEGERITEKEKEKGINLYVIKKGDKISIKNESVGIQKIVSILSALIYCIQDENALVVIDELDAHIFEYLLAVILEQISKIAKGQLIFTAHNLSPMERLKGENIIVTSLDEDEINYSYFKRISKTTNLRQKYIRSQAIWSEDNINPLNISETEIALYMRKLVK; translated from the coding sequence TTGAAATTAAAATCTATAAAATTAGAGAATTTTAAAAATATAAAAAATTCAAAAATTGAATTTAAAAGCAATAATTTATCAGCAATTTACGGACCTAATGGAAGTGGAAAAACGGCTGTAATAGAGGCAATTGAAGTTGTAAGAGAATATTTTTTGATTGATAAACCTGATTTTATGGAAAAGGAATTGGATGAAAAGTTAAAAAATTTTATAAAAATAGGAGAAACTACTACTTCTATTGAGTTTGAAATAGAAGGTGAAACAAAAAAATATAAGATCATTTTAATTTTTTCAAAAGACAAGTTTAATAATATTTTGCCTATGGAAGAAAAAATTTTATATAAAAATGTAGATAAAAAAAGAGAAACTTATAAAAAATTAATTTCTTTTAAAAGTTATGAAGTACAGCAAATTAAGTTAAAAAAATCTGAAAGTATCAATATAATAGAAAAAATATTGAAACAGCAGGAAACAAGTAAATTAAGTATAAATTTAGAAAATGTAAATTTAAATAGTTACTTAGGGATTATTTTTAGTCAAATTATTGAGAATCAGAAAAGTGAAAATAAAATAAAACTGAATGATGAACTTGAAAATGTATTGACAAATTTTTTAGAAATTGAAAACTATTTAACTAAAATTTTTGTTATAACCTTAGAAAATCAAGCAATGACAAATTTGAAAATTTTCTTAAATATGAATATCCACTTGGAAAATTCACAAGGAACAATTCCAATTACACTTAACCAAAATAATAACTTTTATTCTGAAAATATAGCAGAAGCAATTATAAATACTATAAAACAAATAAACGGAATTTTTAAAGCAATTATACCTGATTCTGAATTAGTATGCGAAGTAGAGGGAGAAAGAATAACTGAAAAAGAAAAGGAAAAAGGAATAAACTTATATGTAATAAAAAAAGGAGATAAAATTTCTATAAAAAATGAATCTGTAGGAATACAAAAGATAGTTTCAATATTATCAGCCTTGATTTACTGTATTCAAGACGAAAATGCGCTTGTAGTAATAGATGAATTAGATGCCCATATTTTTGAATATTTGCTCGCAGTAATCTTGGAACAAATCTCAAAAATAGCAAAAGGACAACTAATTTTTACCGCCCATAATCTTTCTCCAATGGAAAGATTAAAAGGAGAAAATATAATAGTTACTTCTCTTGATGAAGATGAAATAAATTACAGCTATTTTAAAAGAATTTCTAAAACAACAAACTTAAGACAAAAGTACATAAGATCACAAGCAATATGGAGTGAAGATAATATAAATCCATTAAATATAAGTGAAACAGAAATAGCATTGTATATGAGGAAGTTGGTGAAATAA
- a CDS encoding Cof-type HAD-IIB family hydrolase, whose protein sequence is MNYKLIATDMDGTLLDEEHGITKENVEAIIKVQREKGVKFVLASGRPSYAMLEYAKELEMDKYEGYVLAFNGGELIDMKTNEVIFHEGLEKKDIENVYKVSKEINVPMILYVGDTIYGTEATDGVMYEADQCKMKFQKFDTLEDLEKKGIDKTTKCMIIGKPEEVLIAQEHMNKVHGNDYFIAISKPIFLEIANKNVDKGKTLKKLGEIENIKPEEMIAVGDSANDKPLLEYVGMPVAVENAIPEIKEIAKFISTSNVEHGLKTTIEEFFEF, encoded by the coding sequence ATGAATTATAAATTGATTGCGACTGATATGGATGGAACATTGCTTGATGAGGAGCATGGGATAACAAAGGAAAATGTTGAGGCGATTATTAAAGTTCAGAGAGAAAAAGGTGTTAAATTTGTACTTGCGAGTGGAAGACCAAGTTATGCGATGCTTGAATATGCAAAAGAGCTTGAAATGGATAAATACGAAGGATATGTGCTGGCATTTAACGGTGGCGAATTAATTGATATGAAGACAAACGAAGTGATTTTTCACGAAGGGCTTGAAAAAAAGGATATTGAAAATGTTTATAAAGTTTCAAAGGAAATAAATGTTCCGATGATTTTATACGTTGGAGATACAATTTATGGAACTGAAGCGACAGATGGAGTAATGTATGAAGCCGATCAATGCAAGATGAAATTTCAAAAATTCGATACACTTGAAGACTTGGAGAAAAAAGGAATTGATAAAACTACAAAATGTATGATTATTGGAAAGCCTGAAGAAGTATTGATTGCTCAGGAACACATGAATAAAGTTCACGGAAACGATTATTTTATCGCCATCTCAAAACCAATCTTCCTAGAAATTGCCAACAAAAATGTGGATAAAGGAAAAACATTGAAAAAATTGGGAGAAATTGAAAATATAAAGCCTGAAGAAATGATTGCGGTTGGTGATAGTGCGAACGATAAGCCGTTGCTGGAGTACGTGGGAATGCCTGTGGCTGTAGAAAATGCAATTCCTGAAATTAAGGAAATAGCTAAATTTATTTCAACATCAAATGTGGAGCATGGATTGAAAACTACAATTGAGGAATTTTTTGAATTTTAA
- a CDS encoding ATPase gives MKLQEITEKFKNEINQDKISASYLFYGDKRVDLLSYALMFSKMIMTKDVQNDSEKEKIKRLIDNFQHPDIEIINKNNENIKIDEVREIIYSSIESSFNSPKKIFILCGIENLRKESSNALLKILEEPPQNVYFILLSRTLNIISTIKSRTIKFHLSGMNNDELRVSKEIYYFFDGNENDILEFKRQNLSLEDIQFKINTVEDILQIIFEMKNYTTGELAIKNNLYLTIKYNKSIELLSQRIRFWDIENVYFFINEIESELKKEKEFLINFLSKIIINVKHSVEADKLKKLINLKNSIRSNVNVKSVIFNFFDILQNF, from the coding sequence ATGAAATTACAGGAAATAACTGAAAAATTTAAAAATGAAATAAATCAAGATAAAATAAGTGCAAGTTACCTCTTTTACGGCGATAAGAGAGTTGACTTGCTTTCTTATGCACTAATGTTTTCAAAAATGATTATGACAAAGGATGTGCAGAATGACTCTGAAAAAGAGAAAATAAAACGGCTTATTGACAATTTCCAGCATCCTGACATTGAAATAATAAATAAAAACAATGAAAATATAAAAATTGATGAAGTGCGAGAAATCATCTATTCATCAATAGAATCTTCATTCAATTCACCCAAAAAAATATTTATCCTGTGCGGAATCGAAAATTTGCGAAAAGAATCTTCAAACGCACTTTTAAAAATTTTGGAAGAGCCGCCACAAAACGTATATTTCATACTTCTATCAAGAACATTAAACATCATTTCTACAATAAAATCCCGTACAATCAAATTTCATCTATCTGGAATGAATAACGATGAACTGAGAGTCAGCAAGGAAATCTACTATTTCTTTGATGGAAATGAAAACGATATTTTAGAATTTAAAAGGCAAAATCTCTCACTTGAGGATATTCAATTTAAAATTAATACAGTGGAAGATATTTTACAAATTATTTTTGAAATGAAAAATTACACAACTGGAGAACTGGCTATAAAAAATAATCTATATTTGACGATAAAATATAATAAAAGTATTGAATTGTTATCACAGCGAATACGTTTCTGGGATATCGAAAATGTATATTTTTTTATAAACGAAATCGAAAGTGAACTAAAAAAGGAAAAGGAATTTCTGATAAATTTCCTTTCAAAAATTATTATAAACGTAAAACATTCTGTGGAAGCAGACAAATTGAAAAAACTGATAAATTTGAAAAACAGCATTAGAAGCAATGTAAATGTGAAAAGTGTGATTTTTAACTTTTTTGATATTTTACAAAATTTTTAG
- a CDS encoding rod shape-determining protein, with translation MGAFDFVKIFRVNKSISIDLGTANILIYDKQRKKIVLNEPSVVARDRKTGKLIAVGREAREMLGKTPESIQAIKPLQDGVIADIDSTKEMITYFIHKIYGNSLFKPEVMICVPIEVTSVERKALFDAVKGAKKTYIIEEGRAAIIGSGVNISQPEGSMVIDIGGGSTDIAILSLDEIIASKSIRIAGNRFDEDIVRYVKRKYNLLIGDRTAEKIKKEMATAIKVQSPEVMEIKGRDLESGIPNTVEINANEIYEAIEDSLFQIVNSTKEVLEKCPPELAADILDNGIVMTGGGSLIKNFIDMMEKEVGIKVFLSPNPLDSVVLGGGAAFDNKKLLRTLQMKEN, from the coding sequence ATGGGAGCATTTGATTTTGTAAAAATATTTAGAGTAAATAAAAGTATCTCAATAGATTTGGGAACTGCGAACATATTAATTTATGATAAGCAAAGAAAAAAAATAGTGTTAAATGAACCATCTGTAGTTGCAAGAGATAGAAAAACTGGAAAATTAATTGCAGTTGGAAGAGAAGCTAGAGAAATGTTAGGAAAAACTCCTGAAAGTATCCAAGCTATCAAGCCTTTACAAGACGGAGTTATTGCAGATATTGACTCAACAAAGGAAATGATTACATACTTCATTCATAAAATTTATGGAAATTCATTATTCAAACCCGAAGTAATGATCTGCGTACCAATTGAAGTTACAAGTGTGGAAAGAAAAGCCTTATTTGATGCAGTAAAAGGTGCTAAAAAAACATACATTATTGAAGAAGGAAGAGCTGCTATTATCGGTTCAGGTGTAAATATTTCACAACCTGAAGGAAGTATGGTAATCGATATAGGTGGAGGTTCTACTGATATTGCAATTCTTTCACTTGATGAGATTATCGCAAGCAAATCAATCAGAATTGCTGGAAATAGATTTGATGAAGATATTGTAAGATACGTAAAAAGAAAATATAACTTGCTAATCGGAGATAGAACTGCTGAAAAAATAAAAAAAGAAATGGCTACAGCAATAAAAGTTCAATCACCTGAAGTTATGGAGATAAAAGGTAGAGATTTGGAATCTGGTATTCCTAACACTGTGGAAATTAATGCAAACGAAATTTATGAAGCAATTGAAGATTCTTTATTCCAAATTGTAAACTCTACAAAAGAAGTTCTTGAAAAATGTCCTCCTGAACTGGCGGCAGACATTTTGGATAATGGAATTGTAATGACTGGTGGAGGTTCATTAATCAAAAACTTTATTGATATGATGGAAAAAGAAGTTGGAATTAAAGTGTTCTTATCTCCAAATCCATTAGATTCAGTAGTTTTAGGTGGAGGAGCCGCATTTGACAACAAAAAATTATTAAGAACTCTTCAAATGAAAGAAAATTAA
- a CDS encoding alpha/beta fold hydrolase, with product MEKQYFESFDNKKIPYLFFESKREKYKNNVVIFHGMIEPIDRYAEFAEFLASNGYNVFVMEIRGHGELKDGEIGDFGKGGIKSAFKDIDNFFTKILSKVGATPSNTTILGHSMGALIGIQWGIKNKYKYFILSAFPLKSQLEVIGGKLATLLERIIFRKVSAFNKIFEKWNSAFEPNTTKFDWLTRDEAENKKYEDDELCGYPVTPKFFSGIFSTMSFINKNYKKLDEHAKILAVYGTNDKVIDIPYISKIFNILRKKKRRINILENKNGRHESLNETNKHEIYDEILKWLNAKDF from the coding sequence ATGGAAAAACAATATTTTGAAAGTTTTGATAATAAAAAAATTCCTTATTTATTTTTTGAATCAAAAAGAGAAAAATATAAAAATAATGTTGTTATATTTCATGGAATGATAGAGCCTATTGACAGATATGCTGAATTTGCAGAATTTTTGGCTTCTAATGGATATAATGTGTTTGTTATGGAAATTCGTGGCCATGGCGAGCTGAAGGACGGTGAAATTGGAGATTTTGGAAAAGGTGGTATAAAATCTGCCTTTAAAGATATTGACAACTTTTTCACAAAAATTCTGAGTAAAGTTGGAGCGACTCCAAGCAATACAACTATTCTCGGACATAGTATGGGAGCTCTTATTGGAATACAATGGGGAATAAAAAATAAATACAAATACTTTATTTTGTCAGCTTTCCCTTTAAAAAGCCAATTAGAAGTCATCGGTGGAAAACTTGCTACTCTTTTGGAAAGAATTATTTTCAGAAAAGTTTCTGCATTTAACAAAATTTTTGAAAAATGGAATTCAGCATTTGAGCCAAATACAACTAAATTTGACTGGTTAACAAGAGATGAGGCTGAAAATAAAAAATATGAAGATGACGAACTTTGCGGCTATCCTGTTACACCAAAGTTTTTTTCTGGAATTTTTTCTACAATGTCATTTATTAACAAAAATTATAAAAAATTAGATGAACATGCAAAAATATTGGCTGTTTATGGAACTAATGACAAAGTAATTGACATTCCATATATCAGTAAAATTTTTAATATATTAAGAAAGAAAAAAAGAAGAATAAATATTCTTGAAAATAAAAACGGACGGCATGAATCGCTCAATGAAACAAATAAACATGAAATTTATGATGAAATTTTGAAGTGGTTAAATGCAAAAGATTTTTAA
- a CDS encoding NADP-dependent glyceraldehyde-3-phosphate dehydrogenase, producing the protein MNYKNLVNGEWKDSKNTITIYSPINGEELGTVPAMSREEVDYAMESARKALPAWRALSAVERAAYLNKAADILERDKDKIGENLAKEVAKGIKAAISEVVRTADLIRYAAEEGLRITGEFVNGGGFEAGSKRKYGAVKREPVGVVLAIAPFNYPVNLSASKIAPALIGGNVVIFKPPTQGSISGLLLTQVFAEAGIPAGVFNSVTGKGSEIGDYLIEHKEVNFINFTGSTPIGEKIGKLAGMRPIMLELGGKDAGIVLEDADLEKAAKDIVAGAFSYSGQRCTAIKRVLVMDSVADKLASLIKAEVEKLTVGDPFDNADITTVIDTPSADFIEGLIKDAQEKGAKALTTVKREKNLIWPVVFDNVTTDMRIAWEEPFGPVLPIIRIKSIDEAVEIANKSEYGLQSAVFTKNFPLAFEIAEKLEVGTVHINNKTQRGPDSFPFLGIKGSGAGVQGIKYSIESMTRVKSIVFDI; encoded by the coding sequence ATGAATTATAAAAATTTAGTAAATGGAGAATGGAAAGACTCTAAAAATACAATAACTATTTATTCGCCAATAAATGGGGAAGAACTTGGAACTGTACCAGCTATGTCAAGAGAAGAAGTTGATTATGCTATGGAATCTGCTAGAAAGGCTCTACCTGCTTGGAGAGCATTGTCAGCTGTAGAAAGAGCGGCTTATTTGAATAAGGCTGCAGATATTCTTGAAAGAGATAAAGATAAAATTGGGGAAAACTTGGCAAAAGAAGTGGCAAAAGGAATTAAGGCTGCTATTTCAGAAGTAGTAAGAACGGCGGATTTGATTAGATATGCTGCAGAAGAAGGACTTAGAATCACAGGTGAATTTGTAAATGGTGGTGGATTTGAAGCTGGAAGCAAGAGAAAATATGGAGCAGTAAAAAGAGAGCCAGTTGGGGTTGTACTTGCAATCGCACCATTTAACTATCCAGTAAACTTATCAGCGTCTAAAATTGCACCAGCATTAATTGGAGGAAATGTAGTAATTTTTAAACCGCCTACACAAGGTTCAATTAGCGGATTGTTATTAACTCAAGTATTTGCAGAAGCTGGAATTCCAGCGGGAGTATTTAACTCTGTAACTGGAAAAGGTTCTGAAATAGGAGATTATCTGATTGAACATAAAGAAGTTAATTTTATAAACTTTACAGGAAGTACACCGATTGGGGAAAAAATTGGAAAACTTGCAGGAATGCGACCAATTATGCTTGAATTAGGTGGAAAAGACGCTGGAATCGTATTGGAAGACGCTGATTTAGAAAAAGCTGCAAAAGATATCGTAGCAGGAGCATTCAGCTATTCTGGACAAAGATGTACTGCTATCAAAAGAGTGCTTGTAATGGACTCTGTCGCTGATAAATTGGCTAGCTTGATAAAAGCAGAAGTTGAAAAACTAACTGTGGGAGATCCTTTTGACAATGCTGACATTACAACAGTAATTGATACTCCATCAGCAGACTTTATCGAAGGATTGATAAAAGATGCACAAGAAAAAGGTGCAAAAGCATTGACAACAGTAAAAAGAGAAAAAAACTTAATATGGCCAGTAGTTTTTGACAATGTAACAACTGATATGAGAATTGCTTGGGAAGAGCCATTTGGACCAGTATTGCCAATTATCAGAATAAAATCTATAGATGAAGCAGTAGAAATTGCAAACAAATCAGAATATGGACTTCAATCAGCAGTATTCACAAAAAATTTCCCATTGGCATTTGAAATTGCTGAAAAACTAGAAGTAGGAACAGTTCACATAAATAACAAGACTCAAAGAGGGCCTGACAGCTTCCCATTCTTAGGAATCAAAGGTTCAGGAGCAGGAGTTCAAGGAATAAAATATAGCATAGAAAGCATGACAAGAGTTAAATCTATTGTATTTGATATATAG
- the aphA gene encoding acid phosphatase AphA: MKKALLFLFAASVVFAAGPKVPYTHEGFYSTDKVQKAVHFVSVDDIKKSLEGKGPINVSFDIDDTLLHSSGYFIYGQHYFQIPGDKRGAVSYLYNQKFWDYVAENGDEHSIPKQSAKDLIKMHLERGDNVFFITGRTKHSKDKNYTSTKLSKTLQRYFELPKEVYVEYTADTPTSGYKYDKSFYIKKHNVSIHYGDSDDDILAARELGIRGIRVQRAYNSTNPQKMNGGYGEEVLINSAW; this comes from the coding sequence ATGAAAAAAGCATTATTATTTTTATTTGCTGCATCTGTAGTATTTGCAGCAGGACCAAAGGTTCCTTATACTCATGAGGGATTTTATTCAACAGATAAAGTTCAAAAGGCTGTTCATTTTGTATCTGTTGATGATATTAAGAAGAGTCTAGAGGGAAAAGGACCAATTAATGTAAGTTTTGACATTGATGACACATTGCTTCATTCAAGCGGATACTTTATCTATGGGCAACATTATTTCCAAATTCCAGGAGATAAAAGAGGAGCTGTAAGTTACCTTTACAACCAAAAATTCTGGGATTATGTAGCTGAAAATGGAGATGAACATTCAATTCCAAAACAATCTGCAAAAGACTTGATAAAAATGCACTTGGAAAGAGGGGATAACGTATTTTTCATCACAGGAAGAACAAAACATTCAAAAGACAAAAACTATACTTCTACAAAACTTTCCAAAACATTGCAAAGATACTTTGAACTGCCAAAAGAAGTTTATGTAGAATACACAGCTGACACACCAACAAGTGGCTACAAATATGACAAATCATTCTACATCAAAAAACACAACGTTTCAATCCACTACGGTGACAGTGACGATGATATCCTAGCCGCAAGAGAATTAGGAATAAGAGGAATAAGAGTTCAAAGAGCTTACAACTCTACAAATCCACAAAAAATGAACGGTGGCTATGGAGAAGAAGTTCTAATAAACTCTGCGTGGTAA
- a CDS encoding transposase family protein: MIKAQIVADKKDLGILNVSFSHGSVHDFKLFCKSRVQFLKDVLLIVDKGYIGINKIHSNSLILKKSTKRNKLTKEDRKYNSTISKQRIYMEHVNRHIKKFRIVSKRYRKKRRKFSMR, from the coding sequence ATGATAAAAGCTCAGATAGTGGCAGACAAAAAAGATCTAGGGATACTTAATGTCTCATTTTCACATGGAAGCGTTCATGACTTTAAGCTGTTCTGTAAAAGCCGCGTGCAATTTTTAAAAGATGTCCTTTTAATTGTCGACAAAGGATACATAGGCATAAATAAGATACACAGTAACAGCTTGATACTTAAAAAATCGACAAAAAGGAACAAATTAACTAAAGAGGATAGAAAATACAATTCAACTATTTCAAAACAGAGAATCTACATGGAGCATGTGAACAGGCATATCAAGAAATTCAGGATAGTGTCTAAACGTTACAGAAAAAAGAGAAGAAAATTTTCCATGAGATAG
- a CDS encoding DUF333 domain-containing protein produces MKNLKIVITVIMVMLSVIGMARTVRKNRNHNNNNSTPPVVSTPNPASEFCQKQGGQSINVKGKKGEYGVCKLKDGTAVEEWEYYRQNNTTRDFEKQVIGTPNPAAKFCVDKGGKSITVKDSNGNEKGVCKFRNGTQIDEWDYYRQNN; encoded by the coding sequence ATGAAAAATTTAAAAATTGTTATAACTGTAATAATGGTTATGTTATCTGTTATTGGTATGGCAAGAACTGTGAGAAAAAATAGAAATCACAATAACAATAATTCTACACCGCCTGTAGTAAGTACACCAAATCCTGCTTCAGAATTTTGCCAAAAACAAGGTGGACAATCTATCAATGTTAAAGGTAAAAAAGGTGAATATGGAGTCTGCAAGCTAAAAGACGGAACAGCCGTAGAAGAATGGGAATACTACAGACAAAATAACACTACTAGAGACTTCGAAAAACAAGTTATAGGAACACCAAATCCTGCTGCAAAATTCTGTGTAGATAAAGGTGGAAAGTCTATTACTGTTAAAGACAGTAATGGTAACGAAAAAGGTGTATGTAAATTTAGAAATGGTACACAAATTGATGAATGGGATTATTACAGACAAAATAACTAA